Proteins found in one Maridesulfovibrio sp. genomic segment:
- a CDS encoding F0F1 ATP synthase subunit alpha, whose amino-acid sequence MSFLEKNINQALNAHEKGRRNMEYSPDSREVGRVLSLARGVAQVDGLTSVRSEELILLGNGIPGMALDLLPNSIGVALLGSNTGLRSGDEAVASGTVLSVPVGDNLIGRIVDPLGNPLDGGPVPETYETRTVESEAPPILMRAPVDTPMASGIKVIDTLIPIGRGQRELILGDRQTGKTSIALDVILNQKQGDVVCVYCAIGQRGASVARVIDTLRNHGAMDYTFAVVVEGDAPSGMQYVAPYAATSMAEYFMEQGKDVLIVYDDLTRHAQAYRQLSLLMRRPPGREAFPGDIFYIHSRLLERSTRLKPEHGGGTLTALPIVETEAQNISAYIPTNLISITDGQIYLSPVLFQKGMLPAIDVGKSVSRVGGRAQPKAYRKVSGDLRLTYSQFQELEAFARFGTRLDKDTRSRIDHGLRVRELLKQNRFSPLTAARQIVILWTVSLGLLDDIELERISEVQDYLLARMDDNFELMNQLVQADADDAIWDELEKSVVLHMRKWREADAAA is encoded by the coding sequence ATGTCTTTTTTGGAAAAAAACATAAATCAAGCCTTAAACGCCCATGAAAAAGGGCGCCGCAATATGGAGTATTCCCCTGATTCGCGCGAAGTCGGACGTGTTTTATCCTTAGCTCGAGGCGTGGCTCAGGTGGATGGGCTTACGTCAGTTCGTTCCGAAGAGTTGATTCTGCTGGGTAACGGTATACCAGGAATGGCTTTGGATTTATTGCCAAATTCCATAGGGGTTGCTCTGTTGGGATCAAATACGGGCCTTAGGTCAGGGGATGAGGCGGTTGCTTCCGGAACAGTTCTTAGCGTGCCTGTCGGTGATAATCTTATTGGGCGTATTGTCGATCCGCTGGGTAATCCTCTCGATGGTGGGCCGGTTCCTGAAACATATGAAACCCGCACAGTGGAGTCCGAAGCTCCGCCTATTCTGATGCGTGCTCCCGTCGATACTCCAATGGCGAGCGGTATTAAGGTAATTGATACACTTATTCCCATCGGCAGAGGGCAGCGTGAATTGATCCTCGGTGACCGCCAGACCGGCAAGACCTCTATAGCTCTTGATGTTATCCTGAACCAGAAGCAGGGGGACGTTGTCTGCGTATATTGCGCCATCGGACAGCGTGGTGCTTCTGTGGCAAGGGTAATAGATACCCTGCGTAATCACGGGGCTATGGATTATACTTTCGCTGTTGTCGTTGAAGGTGATGCCCCCTCAGGTATGCAGTATGTCGCTCCTTACGCGGCAACCAGCATGGCAGAATATTTTATGGAGCAGGGCAAGGATGTGCTCATCGTCTATGACGATCTGACAAGGCACGCTCAGGCATACAGGCAGCTCAGCCTGCTTATGCGTCGCCCCCCCGGACGTGAGGCCTTTCCCGGCGATATTTTCTACATTCATTCAAGGTTGCTGGAGCGCTCTACAAGGCTGAAACCGGAACATGGCGGCGGCACACTTACCGCATTGCCCATAGTGGAAACAGAAGCGCAGAACATTTCGGCATATATCCCTACCAATCTCATCTCCATCACTGACGGCCAGATTTATCTGTCCCCGGTATTGTTTCAGAAAGGCATGCTGCCGGCAATTGATGTGGGTAAATCCGTTTCTCGTGTGGGTGGACGCGCACAGCCAAAGGCCTATCGCAAGGTCTCGGGTGATCTGCGGCTGACTTATTCGCAGTTTCAAGAGCTGGAGGCTTTCGCAAGATTCGGCACAAGGCTCGATAAGGATACACGAAGCCGAATCGATCATGGTCTACGTGTGCGTGAACTGCTGAAGCAGAACCGCTTTTCCCCGCTGACTGCCGCCCGGCAAATTGTAATTCTCTGGACTGTTTCGCTCGGGTTGCTTGATGATATCGAGCTGGAACGTATATCAGAAGTTCAGGACTATCTCCTCGCTCGTATGGATGATAATTTTGAACTTATGAATCAACTTGTTCAGGCTGATGCGGATGATGCAATCTGGGATGAACTTGAAAAATCAGTTGTTTTACATATGCGTAAATGGAGGGAGGCTGATGCAGCAGCTTGA
- a CDS encoding F0F1 ATP synthase subunit C, with protein sequence METLGWIAFGSIIAAGLCMGIGAIGPAIGEGMALSRALSSIAQQPDETNTIVKFLFVGMAMVESTAIYCFVLAMILLFANPFWSYFIEKAGG encoded by the coding sequence ATGGAAACTCTAGGTTGGATTGCTTTCGGGTCGATTATTGCGGCAGGGCTTTGCATGGGCATCGGGGCTATAGGCCCGGCCATCGGTGAGGGAATGGCTTTGTCCAGAGCGCTCAGTTCCATTGCCCAGCAGCCGGACGAGACCAATACTATTGTTAAGTTTCTGTTTGTGGGGATGGCAATGGTTGAATCAACAGCTATTTATTGTTTTGTACTTGCTATGATATTGCTTTTTGCCAATCCGTTTTGGTCCTATTTTATTGAAAAGGCTGGAGGCTGA
- a CDS encoding ATPase, translated as MLLDWFTIFAQILNFFLLIMLLKFFLYKPIVGAMQERKERVENETRELREARADVSRVKTELLSMRTDLENREAEVMAEIQVEAERWRQQAMESALAEIETMRREWLASLDREKDLVALNLRTKLSHEVSATAASIVQDLSGCDFEQLIMSGFVQRIADEARNVDCADSDILIRTGFEHTDLQEQKLKQLIEGVFTAKNELVFITDAGLGIGVEIIAGDRKWEWNLNSYIAELETKIFAEMNT; from the coding sequence ATGCTTTTGGACTGGTTCACGATCTTTGCCCAGATCCTGAACTTCTTTTTACTGATCATGCTGCTTAAGTTCTTCCTCTATAAACCAATTGTTGGTGCAATGCAGGAACGAAAGGAGCGTGTAGAGAACGAAACACGGGAACTGCGTGAGGCCCGTGCTGATGTAAGTAGGGTAAAAACTGAATTACTCAGTATGCGTACAGACCTTGAGAATAGGGAAGCTGAAGTTATGGCGGAAATTCAAGTTGAAGCGGAAAGGTGGAGGCAACAGGCCATGGAGTCGGCTCTGGCTGAGATTGAAACCATGCGCCGGGAATGGCTGGCGTCACTGGATCGGGAAAAAGATTTGGTCGCTCTTAATTTGCGTACGAAGTTGAGCCATGAGGTTTCAGCTACTGCCGCGAGCATAGTTCAGGATCTTTCCGGCTGTGATTTTGAGCAGTTAATCATGAGCGGATTCGTGCAGCGTATTGCTGACGAGGCCCGCAATGTTGATTGTGCAGATTCGGACATTTTAATTCGTACCGGATTTGAACATACTGATTTACAGGAACAAAAACTTAAACAATTAATTGAAGGTGTGTTCACTGCTAAAAATGAACTGGTTTTCATAACCGATGCCGGATTAGGTATTGGAGTTGAAATAATTGCCGGAGACCGTAAATGGGAATGGAACCTTAATTCCTATATTGCTGAACTGGAAACCAAGATTTTTGCGGAAATGAACACCTGA